From one Paeniglutamicibacter psychrophenolicus genomic stretch:
- a CDS encoding adenosine deaminase, with the protein MKLPVAELHIHLEGTLEPEAILRLAGQNNVELPWPSIQELRAQYDFSNLQSFLDLFYANMAVLRTAADFHQITTAYLTRAQASGVRHVELFFDPQAHLERGLTLAEVISGIRAGLDEGLARWGITHRLIACFWRHAPAESAMEILRTLVQEKHAVDGIGLDSSELGYPPVLFREVFAYARENGLHVVAHAGEEGPAEYIVQALDLLKVERIDHGIRCLEDPALVERLVKEQVPLTVCPLSNVRLRTVDTMAEHPLRRMLEAGLKVSIHSDDPAYFGGYLDANFAAVIGQFDLSREEQAVLARNSIEASFLDAPAKDLLLGEVNTWLGSR; encoded by the coding sequence GTGAAATTGCCCGTTGCCGAACTGCACATACATCTGGAAGGAACGCTGGAGCCCGAGGCCATCCTGCGCCTGGCCGGGCAGAACAACGTTGAATTGCCGTGGCCCTCGATTCAGGAGCTGCGCGCGCAGTACGACTTCAGCAACCTGCAGTCCTTCCTTGACCTGTTCTACGCGAACATGGCGGTGCTGCGCACCGCCGCGGACTTCCACCAGATCACCACCGCCTACCTGACGCGGGCCCAAGCATCGGGAGTGCGGCACGTTGAGTTGTTCTTCGACCCGCAGGCCCACCTCGAACGCGGCCTGACGCTTGCCGAGGTGATCTCCGGGATCCGTGCGGGCCTCGACGAGGGACTGGCCCGCTGGGGCATCACGCACCGGCTCATCGCCTGCTTCTGGCGCCATGCCCCCGCCGAATCCGCGATGGAGATCCTGCGCACCCTGGTGCAAGAGAAGCACGCCGTCGATGGCATCGGGCTGGATTCCTCGGAGCTCGGCTACCCGCCGGTCCTGTTCCGGGAGGTCTTCGCCTACGCCCGGGAAAACGGCTTGCACGTCGTGGCCCATGCCGGCGAGGAGGGCCCGGCCGAGTACATCGTCCAGGCCCTTGACCTGCTGAAGGTCGAGCGCATCGACCACGGAATCCGCTGCCTCGAGGACCCGGCCCTGGTTGAACGGCTGGTGAAGGAGCAGGTGCCGCTGACCGTTTGCCCGCTCTCGAACGTGCGGCTGCGAACGGTTGACACCATGGCCGAGCATCCGCTGCGGCGGATGCTGGAGGCGGGACTGAAGGTATCGATCCACTCGGATGACCCCGCCTACTTCGGCGGCTACCTGGACGCGAACTTCGCCGCGGTCATCGGGCAGTTCGACCTGAGCCGCGAGGAGCAGGCGGTGTTGGCCAGGAACTCGATCGAGGCTTCCTTCCTCGACGCCCCGGCCAAGGACCTGCTTTTGGGCGAAGTGAACACTTGGCTGGGATCACGCTAG
- a CDS encoding nucleoside hydrolase, whose translation MGTTTDTRPFFLDCDTGIDDALALAYLLGAGANLVGIGSVSGNTSAAQGALNTQNLLALSGHAGIPVALGHHDAQARPYGGGAPHVHGNNGIGEVQLPDAGLELAPESAPEMLVRLARAHAGELRVIAIGPLTNIAAALRLDPELPSLVRELTIMGGAALAPGNITAAAEANIHNDPEAAAEVFAADWEIVLVPLDVTMNHVLEEHDLQTLAASEAPAVQAVAAMLGYYFDFYKSVFGRRCSVMHDPLAAAIAIGKVRPTSAPYARVVVDATDGPGRGQTICDLRGRYKGHPKPDGAHCRVVLAATEDAIGEIVRGTLALADASLVVLP comes from the coding sequence ATGGGCACAACCACCGACACACGGCCGTTCTTCCTGGACTGCGACACCGGCATCGATGACGCCCTGGCGCTGGCCTACCTGCTGGGTGCCGGGGCCAACCTGGTGGGCATCGGCTCGGTCTCCGGGAACACCAGTGCGGCGCAGGGGGCGCTGAACACGCAGAACCTGCTCGCGCTGTCCGGCCACGCGGGAATCCCCGTCGCGCTGGGCCACCACGACGCGCAGGCACGCCCGTACGGCGGAGGGGCACCCCACGTGCACGGGAACAACGGCATCGGCGAGGTCCAGCTTCCCGACGCGGGCCTGGAACTCGCGCCGGAGTCGGCCCCGGAGATGCTGGTGCGGCTGGCCCGGGCGCACGCCGGGGAATTGCGCGTCATCGCCATCGGCCCGCTGACCAACATCGCCGCCGCGCTGCGCCTGGACCCCGAGCTTCCGTCGCTGGTGAGGGAGCTGACCATCATGGGTGGCGCGGCCCTGGCCCCGGGCAACATCACCGCCGCCGCCGAGGCCAACATCCACAACGACCCCGAGGCCGCCGCGGAGGTCTTTGCCGCCGACTGGGAGATCGTGCTGGTGCCGCTGGATGTGACAATGAACCACGTGCTGGAGGAACACGACCTGCAGACCCTGGCTGCCAGCGAGGCCCCGGCCGTGCAGGCCGTCGCAGCAATGCTCGGCTACTACTTCGATTTCTACAAGAGCGTCTTCGGCAGGCGCTGCTCGGTCATGCACGACCCGCTGGCCGCCGCCATCGCGATCGGGAAGGTGCGGCCGACCTCCGCACCGTACGCGCGCGTGGTCGTGGACGCCACCGACGGGCCCGGGCGCGGGCAGACCATCTGCGACCTGCGCGGACGCTACAAGGGCCACCCCAAGCCGGACGGCGCGCACTGCCGCGTGGTGCTGGCGGCCACCGAGGACGCCATCGGGGAGATCGTGCGCGGCACGCTGGCGCTGGCCGATGCGTCGTTGGTGGTTCTCCCGTGA
- a CDS encoding MFS transporter encodes MSRPAKYWFPAALSLTMVGWGANQYVSLLVHYREEHGFSDVLVTSLLGVYVVGLVPALLLGGRYSDRTGRKRLAILAVALSMAASLALMFSAFGPVPLVIGRLLAGTATGLAMAAATSWVKELSQLPWDATSVPGSGARRASLLTSAGFWLGPVTGGMLVAWAPVPDILPYAVHILLCVPLLFVLVRLPETRTRQPRPVPSVARPVASGGAPAPRAGAGRKRFRAVIAPAAPWVFAAATMGFVVIPEMVPAMREERLAYTTVAVAITMGCGVLIQPLARRVDTTSNARSLLTGVAVVLLGMGTVLAAILLNSPVLGLAAAALLGCGNGLLMVGGLLELQRASGPDELGTLTGFFYTLAYAGFLAPTAVAFIAQWVSNTWIMAGTIVLCAISLGVVALNSRKHLPHALERVESRKVRRARPEATR; translated from the coding sequence ATGTCACGTCCCGCCAAGTACTGGTTTCCTGCGGCACTAAGCCTGACGATGGTCGGTTGGGGTGCCAACCAGTACGTTTCGCTGCTGGTCCATTACCGGGAGGAACACGGATTCTCCGACGTCCTGGTGACCTCGCTGCTGGGTGTGTACGTGGTGGGCCTGGTCCCGGCGCTGCTGCTGGGCGGGCGGTACTCGGACCGCACCGGACGCAAGCGGCTGGCGATCCTGGCCGTGGCCCTGTCCATGGCGGCCAGCCTTGCGCTGATGTTTTCGGCCTTCGGCCCGGTGCCGCTGGTCATCGGCAGGCTGCTGGCCGGAACCGCGACGGGCCTGGCCATGGCCGCTGCGACAAGCTGGGTGAAGGAACTCTCCCAGCTGCCATGGGACGCTACCTCGGTGCCGGGCTCCGGGGCGCGGCGCGCCTCGTTGCTGACCTCGGCGGGCTTCTGGCTTGGCCCGGTGACCGGCGGGATGCTGGTGGCCTGGGCGCCTGTCCCCGACATCCTCCCGTACGCGGTGCACATCCTGCTCTGCGTCCCGCTGCTCTTCGTGCTGGTGCGGCTGCCCGAAACCAGGACGCGGCAACCGCGCCCGGTCCCGAGCGTGGCAAGGCCGGTAGCCTCGGGCGGTGCCCCCGCCCCGCGCGCCGGCGCCGGACGCAAGCGCTTCCGGGCGGTCATCGCCCCGGCTGCACCCTGGGTCTTCGCGGCCGCCACCATGGGGTTTGTCGTCATCCCCGAAATGGTCCCGGCCATGCGGGAAGAACGCCTGGCCTACACCACCGTGGCGGTGGCGATCACCATGGGCTGCGGCGTGCTCATCCAGCCGCTGGCCCGCCGCGTGGACACGACCAGCAATGCCCGCTCGCTGCTGACCGGTGTCGCGGTGGTGCTGCTGGGCATGGGCACCGTGCTGGCAGCGATCCTGCTGAACAGCCCGGTGCTGGGGCTCGCGGCGGCGGCCCTGCTGGGCTGCGGCAACGGGCTGTTGATGGTCGGCGGGCTGCTTGAGCTGCAGCGTGCGTCCGGTCCCGACGAGCTCGGCACACTGACCGGGTTCTTCTACACGCTGGCCTACGCGGGGTTCCTCGCGCCGACCGCGGTGGCGTTCATCGCCCAGTGGGTCTCGAACACGTGGATCATGGCCGGGACCATCGTGCTGTGCGCCATCTCGTTGGGCGTCGTCGCGCTGAACTCGCGCAAGCACCTGCCGCATGCCCTGGAGCGGGTCGAGTCCCGCAAGGTGCGCCGGGCCCGGCCCGAAGCGACCCGGTAG
- a CDS encoding MFS transporter has translation MSRTPKPWFPAALSLMMVGWGANQFVSLLVYYRQEHGFSEVMVTSMLGVYVLGLVPALLLGGRYSDRTGRKHITLFAVALSMAANVAMMGSVFGALPLFAGRLMAGVATGLVMAAATSWVKELSQAPWDLHSVAGSGARRASLLTSAGFWFGPVVGGLLANNAPAPAFLPYAVHIALCVPVLFVVARLPETRSAGASLGGAAEAQAANPRARKRFRLVVAPAALWVFASGTTGFAVVPAVIPGLGEGRLAYATAAVAITLGCSVLIQPLARRLDTVVSARSLLTGTVVVFVGLASLLAAILLPSPALGLVASAVLGCGNGLLMVGGLLEIQRLAAAHELGKLTGFFYTLAYVGFLAPTAVAVAAQWIDGAWIMLAMMALALVSLAFIGTNSRKFLPHALERVDPVPAGQDREPETR, from the coding sequence ATGTCCCGCACGCCCAAGCCCTGGTTCCCCGCAGCACTGAGCCTGATGATGGTCGGCTGGGGCGCGAACCAGTTCGTCTCCCTGCTGGTGTACTACCGGCAGGAGCACGGCTTCTCCGAGGTCATGGTCACCTCGATGCTCGGCGTGTACGTGCTGGGCCTGGTGCCGGCGTTGTTGCTTGGCGGGCGCTATTCGGACCGGACCGGGCGCAAACACATCACCCTCTTTGCCGTGGCCCTGTCCATGGCGGCCAACGTGGCGATGATGGGCTCGGTCTTCGGGGCCCTTCCGCTCTTTGCCGGGCGCCTCATGGCCGGCGTCGCCACGGGCCTGGTGATGGCCGCCGCCACCAGTTGGGTCAAGGAACTCTCCCAGGCGCCGTGGGACCTGCACTCGGTGGCAGGCTCGGGAGCCCGGCGTGCGTCCCTGCTGACCAGCGCCGGGTTCTGGTTCGGCCCGGTGGTCGGCGGATTACTGGCCAACAACGCCCCCGCCCCGGCGTTCCTCCCGTACGCGGTGCACATCGCACTGTGCGTTCCCGTGCTCTTCGTGGTGGCCAGGCTGCCCGAGACCCGCAGCGCAGGAGCCTCCTTAGGCGGGGCCGCGGAAGCGCAGGCCGCCAACCCGCGGGCCCGCAAGCGGTTCCGGCTGGTGGTCGCGCCGGCGGCGCTGTGGGTGTTTGCCTCCGGCACCACCGGATTTGCCGTCGTCCCCGCCGTCATCCCCGGGCTGGGGGAGGGGCGGCTGGCGTACGCCACCGCCGCGGTGGCCATCACGTTGGGCTGCAGCGTGCTGATACAGCCGCTGGCCCGCCGGCTGGACACCGTGGTTTCGGCCCGCTCGCTGCTCACCGGCACCGTCGTCGTTTTCGTGGGCCTGGCTTCCCTGCTTGCGGCAATCCTTTTGCCAAGCCCGGCGCTGGGGCTGGTGGCATCCGCGGTGCTGGGCTGCGGCAACGGGCTGCTGATGGTCGGCGGGCTGCTGGAGATCCAACGGCTGGCCGCGGCCCACGAGCTGGGCAAGCTCACCGGGTTCTTCTACACGCTGGCCTACGTGGGATTCCTGGCCCCGACCGCCGTGGCCGTGGCCGCGCAATGGATCGACGGCGCCTGGATCATGCTCGCCATGATGGCCCTGGCCCTGGTGTCGCTGGCCTTCATCGGGACGAACTCGCGCAAGTTCCTGCCGCACGCCCTGGAACGCGTGGACCCGGTTCCGGCCGGACAAGACCGAGAGCCAGAAACACGCTGA
- a CDS encoding helix-turn-helix domain-containing protein: MNSSGAPLTLAGLLESLGAPLLTPLTGAQGLDASISVPVIHDQLDPLPEIPGGILLLVGVGPANPDLADLIGRAAENGFGAVVIKSHGREPDAAQLAGAGLPVLVVDDQVPWLHLDNLITAVTRGRPAGGRGAGAHGEDLFVLANALATATDGAVAIEDLDQNILAYSNLERHAVDPLRRSGILARQVPEMEKNAVQYRAVMLTDSVVHFPYDPLDGELPRCAAPVRAGRQMLGSIWVIEDKAPLGPDGEAAILEVARLAAIHILRSQNAVDLERQVRTEWLRSALEGHGSDPGTSARFGLMDGVAPVLLGFIFAPDPAGQRPSHALPLTRQLAIAAEQYCSIFHPNVSSVESGRMVYVLVPAIGTAQAAMRLAGGASTALAARLGFQVDVAVGSVEPGTPGLPELRKELEEVVQVLEVPGPRGAAGRVVGSRDVNAALLLDQLARILESRPRLLHPGVRELLEHDADSGTEYRASLSAYFAATGDVAAAARALNVHPNTLRYRIKRATELFGLDFSTGDEQLALWVQLRVAKPHASRPSPGRAQR; this comes from the coding sequence TTGAACAGCTCCGGAGCACCACTGACCTTGGCCGGGCTCCTGGAAAGCCTGGGAGCCCCGCTGCTGACACCGCTCACCGGCGCCCAGGGCCTTGACGCCTCGATCTCCGTCCCGGTCATCCACGACCAGCTGGATCCACTGCCCGAAATTCCCGGGGGCATCCTGCTGCTGGTGGGAGTCGGCCCGGCCAACCCCGACCTGGCCGACCTCATCGGGCGGGCGGCCGAGAACGGATTCGGCGCGGTCGTGATCAAGAGCCATGGGCGGGAACCCGATGCAGCGCAACTGGCCGGTGCCGGCTTGCCCGTCCTGGTCGTGGATGACCAGGTTCCCTGGCTGCACCTGGACAACCTCATCACGGCGGTGACCAGGGGCCGTCCCGCAGGCGGCAGGGGCGCCGGCGCCCACGGCGAGGACCTGTTCGTATTGGCCAACGCCCTGGCCACGGCCACCGACGGCGCGGTGGCCATCGAGGACCTTGACCAGAACATCCTGGCCTACTCGAACCTCGAGCGGCACGCCGTCGATCCGTTGCGCCGCAGCGGCATCCTGGCCCGGCAGGTGCCGGAAATGGAGAAGAACGCCGTCCAGTACCGGGCCGTGATGCTCACCGATTCGGTGGTCCACTTCCCCTACGATCCGCTCGACGGCGAGTTGCCCCGCTGCGCGGCGCCGGTGCGCGCGGGCCGGCAGATGCTCGGTTCGATCTGGGTGATCGAGGACAAGGCGCCGCTGGGGCCGGACGGCGAGGCGGCAATCCTGGAAGTCGCCCGGCTGGCGGCCATCCACATCCTGCGCTCGCAGAACGCGGTGGACCTGGAACGCCAGGTGCGCACCGAATGGTTGCGCTCGGCGCTCGAGGGCCACGGTTCCGATCCGGGGACCTCGGCGCGTTTCGGGCTCATGGACGGGGTGGCACCGGTGCTTCTGGGTTTCATCTTCGCCCCGGACCCCGCGGGCCAACGTCCCAGCCACGCGTTGCCGCTGACCCGCCAGCTGGCCATTGCCGCCGAGCAGTACTGCTCGATCTTCCACCCCAATGTCTCCTCGGTGGAATCCGGGCGCATGGTCTATGTCCTGGTTCCGGCCATCGGCACCGCGCAGGCGGCCATGCGCCTGGCCGGCGGGGCATCCACCGCGCTGGCGGCCCGCTTGGGTTTCCAGGTGGATGTCGCCGTGGGCTCCGTGGAACCGGGCACCCCGGGCCTGCCCGAATTGCGCAAGGAACTCGAGGAGGTGGTGCAGGTGCTGGAGGTCCCCGGTCCGCGCGGTGCCGCCGGACGTGTGGTCGGCTCCAGGGACGTGAATGCTGCCCTGCTGCTGGACCAGCTCGCACGCATCCTGGAGTCGCGGCCCCGGCTGCTGCATCCGGGGGTGCGGGAGCTGCTGGAACACGACGCCGACTCGGGGACCGAGTACCGGGCGAGCCTGTCCGCATATTTTGCCGCCACCGGAGACGTGGCGGCCGCCGCCCGCGCGCTGAATGTGCACCCCAACACGCTGCGCTACCGGATCAAGCGCGCCACCGAGCTCTTCGGGCTGGACTTCTCGACCGGCGACGAGCAGCTGGCGCTGTGGGTGCAACTGCGCGTGGCGAAGCCGCACGCGTCCCGGCCGTCGCCTGGCCGTGCACAACGATGA
- the lysA gene encoding diaminopimelate decarboxylase: protein MTVTQQLQHPDINLLMDILPEESTVSDTGELSIGGVPVSELARRYGTPAYIMDETGLRRQIRRFVQGLGSRRPNSEVLFASKSLPCVAMYAIAQAEGLSVDVAGGGELMMALTAGVSPSNIYLHGNAKSDQEIQMALTAGIRAIIVDNFDDLDRLEAMATKEQRVLLRMIPGITPATHASQVTGGNDSKFGLPPADITRAIERIAKHPLLHFEGIHVHIGSQVLDTEPFAQAVKSVAEFGTFDTYDVGGGLGVKYTYDEIAPSVEAYLDTLTEAADRLLPAGAKLIIEPGRSLVARAGITLYSVNTVKTTGKTFVAVNGGMADNIDIALTGQRYEALMATKIGAEPTVIADVVGRQCESGDLMSAGVPLADPQVGDLVAMPATGAYAYTLANNYNGACKPPVVFCADGSSTLAVARETYEDLLRTQQPALLRRW from the coding sequence ATGACAGTGACCCAGCAGCTGCAGCACCCGGACATCAACTTGTTGATGGACATCCTCCCGGAGGAATCAACCGTCTCCGACACCGGGGAACTGTCCATTGGCGGGGTACCGGTCAGCGAACTGGCCCGCCGGTACGGAACCCCGGCCTACATCATGGACGAGACCGGGCTGCGCCGGCAGATCCGCCGCTTCGTCCAGGGCCTGGGCTCCCGGCGCCCGAACTCCGAGGTGCTTTTCGCCTCCAAGTCCCTGCCGTGCGTTGCCATGTACGCCATCGCCCAGGCCGAAGGCCTCAGCGTCGACGTGGCCGGCGGCGGGGAGCTCATGATGGCGCTGACCGCCGGGGTCAGCCCCTCGAACATCTACCTGCACGGCAATGCCAAGTCCGACCAGGAAATCCAGATGGCGCTGACTGCGGGAATCCGGGCGATCATCGTGGACAATTTCGACGACCTGGACCGCCTCGAGGCCATGGCCACCAAGGAACAGCGTGTCCTGCTTCGAATGATCCCGGGGATCACCCCGGCCACCCACGCCTCGCAGGTCACCGGCGGCAACGACTCGAAGTTCGGGCTTCCCCCCGCGGACATCACGCGCGCCATCGAACGCATCGCCAAGCACCCGCTGCTGCACTTCGAGGGCATCCACGTCCACATCGGCTCCCAGGTGCTGGACACCGAGCCGTTCGCGCAGGCCGTGAAATCCGTTGCCGAGTTCGGCACCTTCGACACCTACGACGTGGGCGGGGGGCTGGGCGTGAAATACACCTACGACGAGATCGCCCCCAGCGTCGAGGCCTACCTGGACACCCTGACCGAGGCGGCCGACCGGCTGCTGCCCGCCGGGGCGAAGCTCATCATCGAGCCGGGCCGCTCGCTCGTGGCCCGCGCCGGCATCACGCTGTATTCGGTCAACACGGTCAAGACCACGGGCAAGACCTTCGTCGCCGTCAATGGCGGCATGGCAGACAACATCGACATCGCCCTGACCGGACAGCGCTACGAGGCCCTGATGGCCACCAAGATCGGCGCCGAACCCACCGTCATCGCCGACGTGGTGGGGCGCCAATGCGAATCGGGCGACCTCATGTCCGCCGGCGTGCCGCTGGCCGATCCGCAGGTCGGGGACCTGGTGGCCATGCCGGCCACCGGCGCCTACGCCTACACCCTGGCCAACAACTACAACGGGGCCTGCAAGCCGCCGGTCGTCTTCTGCGCCGACGGCTCCTCCACGCTCGCTGTCGCCAGGGAAACCTACGAGGACCTGCTGCGCACCCAACAGCCGGCCCTGCTGCGCCGTTGGTAA
- a CDS encoding ABC transporter substrate-binding protein, which yields MNTTSHKNRPGLITLSAAALAMGLALTGCSVDEPVTAGPPAPQVSVEVDAAAAAALPEKYKDAGAINVAADIPNPPMEMLDENNNPTGLDYDLSQAMGGKLGVKFNFQQQAFDSSIPSLQAGKNDIIFAGMNDTAERQKVLNFVDYFHAGFKILVNAGNPEGIGSIIDLCGKPVAVQKATVQGEYLAAFAAKCQEAGKSPIELVQLPSELDAQTAVRSGKAVADVVDASVATYAAATAGDGKLFELVKDPEFPNGYNPVYTGIGLLKENKDLTEALRLALQSLVEDGTYTRLMEKYDLSDFAVTEAGVNNGGK from the coding sequence ATGAACACCACATCGCACAAGAACCGTCCCGGGCTGATCACTCTTTCGGCCGCCGCCCTAGCCATGGGACTGGCCCTCACCGGCTGCTCCGTCGATGAGCCGGTCACCGCGGGACCCCCGGCACCCCAGGTGAGCGTCGAGGTCGATGCGGCCGCGGCGGCTGCCCTGCCGGAAAAATACAAGGACGCCGGGGCCATCAACGTGGCCGCCGACATCCCCAACCCGCCCATGGAAATGCTGGACGAGAACAACAACCCCACCGGCCTTGACTACGACCTCTCCCAGGCCATGGGCGGGAAGCTGGGGGTCAAGTTCAATTTCCAGCAGCAGGCCTTCGACTCCTCGATCCCGTCGCTGCAGGCGGGGAAGAACGACATCATCTTCGCCGGGATGAACGACACCGCCGAACGCCAGAAGGTGCTGAACTTCGTGGACTACTTCCATGCCGGGTTCAAGATCCTGGTCAACGCGGGGAACCCCGAGGGGATCGGATCCATCATCGATTTGTGCGGCAAGCCGGTTGCCGTCCAGAAGGCGACGGTGCAGGGCGAGTACCTGGCCGCTTTCGCCGCCAAGTGCCAGGAGGCCGGCAAGTCCCCGATCGAGCTGGTTCAACTACCCAGCGAGCTTGACGCCCAAACCGCGGTGCGCTCGGGCAAGGCCGTCGCCGACGTCGTGGACGCCTCGGTGGCCACCTACGCCGCGGCCACCGCCGGAGACGGCAAGCTCTTCGAGCTGGTCAAGGACCCCGAGTTCCCCAACGGCTACAACCCGGTCTACACCGGCATCGGCCTGCTGAAGGAAAACAAGGACCTCACCGAGGCGCTGCGCCTGGCACTGCAGTCCCTGGTCGAGGACGGCACCTACACCCGGCTCATGGAAAAGTACGACCTGTCCGACTTCGCCGTGACCGAGGCCGGTGTGAACAATGGCGGGAAATAG
- a CDS encoding amino acid ABC transporter permease — MHRQPAPPSHVAVEPGAHDIVAVPLRHPGRWVLASLILLALLGVATSLWRNPNIDHPTIARYLFSDRIVAGAVLTVALTILTMVLSTILGIVLALMRLSANPVLNSVAWLYIWIFRGTPLLVQIVFWGYLGLLYKQLSLGVPFTDFTVFTVDTNALIPAFVAGVIALTTNQAAYTAEIVRAGMLSVDQGQKEACYSLGMTPLFTLFKVELPQAMRVIIPPMGNETISMLKDTALLSLIAVAELYTVAARISSQNLHQVELLIVVSIWYLALTSILSVPQYYLERHYGRGSRTLGPTPIGRAVALAHRVRRSQKGIRS, encoded by the coding sequence GTGCACCGGCAACCCGCACCGCCGTCCCACGTGGCGGTGGAACCCGGTGCCCACGACATCGTCGCGGTCCCGCTGCGCCACCCCGGCCGCTGGGTCCTGGCATCCCTGATCCTGCTGGCCCTTCTCGGCGTGGCAACCTCGCTGTGGCGCAACCCCAACATCGACCACCCCACGATCGCCAGGTACCTCTTCAGCGACCGGATCGTGGCCGGTGCGGTGCTCACCGTGGCCCTGACGATCCTGACCATGGTCCTGTCCACCATCCTGGGCATCGTGCTGGCGCTGATGCGGCTCTCGGCCAACCCGGTGCTGAACTCCGTCGCCTGGCTGTACATCTGGATCTTCCGGGGCACGCCCCTGCTGGTGCAGATCGTGTTCTGGGGCTACCTCGGGTTGCTCTACAAGCAGTTGTCCCTGGGCGTTCCCTTCACCGACTTCACGGTCTTCACCGTGGACACCAACGCGCTGATCCCGGCATTCGTGGCCGGCGTGATCGCCCTGACCACCAACCAGGCCGCCTACACCGCGGAGATCGTCCGCGCCGGCATGCTCTCGGTCGACCAAGGGCAAAAGGAGGCCTGCTACTCACTGGGCATGACCCCGCTGTTCACCCTGTTCAAGGTGGAGCTGCCGCAGGCCATGCGGGTCATCATCCCGCCCATGGGTAACGAGACGATCTCCATGCTCAAGGACACCGCACTGCTCTCGCTGATCGCCGTGGCCGAGCTCTACACGGTGGCCGCGCGGATCTCCTCGCAGAACCTGCACCAGGTGGAACTGCTGATCGTGGTGAGCATCTGGTACCTGGCGCTGACCTCCATCCTGTCGGTGCCGCAGTACTACCTCGAACGCCACTACGGCCGGGGGTCCCGCACCCTGGGACCCACACCCATCGGCCGGGCCGTGGCCCTTGCCCATCGCGTACGCCGCAGCCAGAAAGGCATCAGATCATGA
- a CDS encoding amino acid ABC transporter ATP-binding protein has protein sequence MNSILESPSPVRTDENRLPLVQAQGVRKNYGQLQVLKGIDLQVDAGQVMCLLGPSGSGKSTFLRCINHLERIDGGRINFDGELIGYAQRNGKLHEMKPREVARQRRGIGMVFQRFNLFPHLTALENIIAAPIGIKRIPKAQAIAQAHELLEQVGLGDKASLHPAKLSGGQQQRVAIARALAMEPKLMLFDEPTSALDPELVGDVLDVMQKLAASGMTMIVVTHEIGFARNVADEVVFMDGGVVVESGSPAAVLGNPSHERTRAFLENVI, from the coding sequence ATGAACTCGATCCTTGAGTCCCCGTCCCCGGTCCGCACCGACGAGAACCGCTTGCCGCTGGTCCAGGCCCAGGGGGTGCGCAAGAACTACGGCCAGCTGCAGGTGCTCAAGGGCATCGACCTGCAGGTCGATGCCGGCCAGGTGATGTGCCTGCTCGGGCCCTCGGGCTCGGGAAAGTCCACCTTCCTGCGCTGCATCAACCACCTCGAACGCATCGACGGCGGGAGGATCAACTTCGATGGCGAACTCATCGGCTACGCCCAGCGCAACGGCAAGCTCCACGAGATGAAGCCGCGCGAGGTCGCACGGCAACGCCGGGGCATCGGGATGGTGTTCCAGCGCTTCAACCTCTTCCCGCACCTGACCGCGCTGGAAAACATCATCGCCGCACCCATCGGCATCAAGCGGATCCCCAAGGCCCAAGCCATTGCCCAGGCCCACGAATTGCTCGAACAGGTCGGGCTGGGAGACAAGGCGTCGCTGCACCCGGCCAAGCTCTCCGGCGGCCAGCAGCAGCGCGTGGCCATTGCCAGGGCGCTGGCCATGGAACCGAAGCTGATGCTCTTTGACGAGCCGACCAGCGCACTGGACCCGGAACTGGTGGGAGATGTGCTGGACGTGATGCAAAAGCTCGCAGCCAGCGGCATGACCATGATCGTGGTGACCCACGAGATCGGGTTCGCGCGCAACGTCGCCGACGAGGTGGTGTTCATGGACGGCGGCGTCGTGGTGGAATCCGGTTCGCCGGCCGCCGTGCTGGGCAACCCCAGCCACGAACGCACCCGCGCCTTCCTGGAAAACGTGATCTAG